From the genome of Pleuronectes platessa chromosome 19, fPlePla1.1, whole genome shotgun sequence:
tgtttaaaatcCACATATAACTCCTATTCCTTTTGTTCTCATAGCACATTGAAGAGATCCCTGGATGTGTTCAAATTACGTGAGTAAGCTTAACGTTTTGGAGTCCTAATAAAAGCCACTATTGTGTAGTCATAgagtattttttgtttaaattctaAGATTTTTCTTCCATGCAGAGACTGAACATGTGAGTCTATCACACCTACAGCTGGCACAGAGCATGAGGGAGGAAGCCAAGAAACTGGAGGAATTCAGGGAAAAGCAAAAAGACTTGAGGAAAAAGGTCGGTGGGTTTATTATCGCCTCTTAGGACGTTAAGCCTTCAttgcctgtgtgtctgtttttgtccattaggattacgcaaaaactattGAACCAATTGTTTTAAACTTTGTATATTGGTgggatttatttatctttttctttaacaatgtgagatttcccccaaaatttgttgaatttattttaaaaaatattttgacatACGTAGATAAGAGTTCTAATATCAATGAACAGATGAATTTTTGGTCCTAAtcctgatttatttttacttctttttatttccttttatcaaATGCAGTCATAAAGTATATCACATCCAATCATTTTTAACATGAAATTAGGTGCCACGGGTACAAGTCTTAGGCTAGTAGGGTTAACTGTCCATGGATGTCTTGGGCCCAAGCCATCAGGATCCAGGCATATCAGAATTGAGTTACACATTAACATTGTCCACAAACACAGTACTTTATTCAGTTACTTAACAAAAGTTCCTTTACACTATACTTTGAATatattgtgtttaatgtgtCAAGTCTGCAGAACATTTCTGTTTACAACATGTATATGCAACACGGTGACAAAGTGTCTGATCAGAACTGATGGAGGTAAGTTAGTTCTGAGGCAATGCAGGATAAGTAGGGGTCTAAATTCAACCTTGTGATTTCAGATTGAACAACAGATCGATGCTCTGCACAAACAGAAGTCCTCACAGTAcaagaagacaatggatgtaaGTCATAATGTAAAAGCATAAGCTCAATGTGAAATAAACAAGCACAAGGGCGATCATGTACCTCTGATATGGATAAGATCAGCTTATCGATGATGCAGACTCCATATTGATTGACTTGCCAAACCTCCTGTTATCAATATTCAAACAGACCCAAGCTTGGATGCAAGAGAAAACCAGAAgtattttttataaacagtgaCGCTGGACACCAGTACAAGTTATGATTCATGTCAGATGAGTTTCAGTTGTGTCGAGAGCGCAGTGAAAATGAAGCCCAGTGTCTGTCCTTCCCCTTTGGTGGAGGAAGTGGGGTCGACCGCTCCAGGAAGTGAACCACGGGGCTTCATTTCACACATGACAATTACAGTCAAAAGAAGAACTGCGTGTGGGGCACTATGCAAATCAGGATAAAATTAGTCTGTGCCAACAACAGAGCTGATGCCAGTAGATTGAAGCTGAGAAAGACATAAACTTCTCATTAACGttccatgatgatgatgatgatgatgatgatgatgatgttgtccTCAGTCAAAGAAGACGTACGAGCAGAAGTGCCGAGATAAAGAAGAAGCCGATCAGAATGTGAACCGAAACACCAACACTAACAACACTAAGCACATGGAGAAGGTACAGGGGAGTTTTCCACAGACTTATTATAATATTTACTGAAGAAGCAAGAGAGTATAAACATGGAACGTCTATTCTACCCTCGGaggaattaaaaccaaacttacggTAAAAAGGAACAAacaagaactacctaaaataacagacacaccATCACATTTGAcatgctaacatggagaaggcaggaTGTATGACCGTCATGCCCTCAATCTAATAATACAGTCCATGAAAATAACCTATGAGCAGTGTTTTTCTGTATATGGTTGCGATGTGTTGAGCTACTGATGAAAACTTATTGGTCACatgttcttcatcctccttcAGCTCAACTCAAAATCGCAGCAAGCAAAACAGAACTCAGAGGAAGCAGGTAAGTGAAGAAACATTGATAATAGGCAGGGTGCATTTTGTGGATTCATCCAAACTGTTTGACCGTACTATTGGTGTCAGTTTATTACCCAAGGACTCCGACATTCATGTTCCCTAGAGGATGAATCCTACTTATTTGGGTGATCCCTAAGCTTGTTTCTCTTCTGGTGGGTTTCAGTTCATGTTTCTTTAGTGCCATCATCAGTCCTATACACTGTCAGTGATGTGTGAGGAACTCTCGTAGATTCTAAAACACAAAACCAGTCTGACTTGAGTATGTAACAATAGTAAtattatgaatgtgtttgtgtacttatatcatatttataccgtttattgtgtgtttgattggcaGACAGGTTATACCAGCAGAATGTGACCACACTGGGGAAGATCACAGACGAATGGATGAAGGAACATGTGAAGGCCTGTGAGGTAGGACTCTGTAAGACTCAAGATTATTTCAAATGAAATAGAACGTGCATTATAGAAGCTGAAACTTTTGTTTCAGATGTTTGAAAAACAATCTGTGGAGCGAATCAACTTTCTGAGGAATGCAGTGTGGACCCATCTGAACCAGCTCTCCCAGCAGTGTGTGACCGGTGACGAGGTAAAGCTGCCGTTATCCTTAACCATATATTAGCAGTGGATCAACTGAAAGGGGTCGCTCATAGTCACTAATCCGTAGAGAATTGTATTAAAACCCTGCAGCTCTATGTGTCATGTTAGCATCTTTTAGCTCCTTGTTTTGGTGTTCTATTTCGGTATCTTTCTTTTTTAGTTCACTGTAACCGCTCTTATTAATTTCTAGGTAAAAGAGTACcaataataaacacattgtCCCACATTACCGGCCTCAACCAAACAGAAACTTCTAGCAACTGGCTggtgaaacatttaaatgcGTAAGAGCCACATGTTTGCCTCAGGAGCTGGTTGAGACCAAAAAAGGAgctaaaagtaaagtaaatactGGATTTCAATTTGTCGGGTGGACACAAAAATGACAGGATATTCATTCTAAAGTTACTAAATGCCAATTGGAAGAGAAACAGGCAACTGGAATCCTAAAATACTGTGAATGTAACATTTATAAACTTTCTTGGACGACTTTTTAACTGCGACCTGGTCATGTTGTGTCTGTCCTTCTTCTTGTGCTACGGGCCAACAGCTGTATGAGGAAGTGAGAAAGTCGCTGGAACAGTGTGACGTCCAGGAAGATATCGAGCACTTTGTAAACCTTAGGCGGACCGGTGATAGACCACCAGGTATGAATGCAGGAACTGATGATGCACCAGAGTACACGTGAACTGAGCTTTCACACGTGCACCACGACCCTGAATCTTTCTAGACATGAagtgtgtgaacgcaaatgtcagaatCAGTGGAAACAGGCATTGCACAGAGCCAATCAGACGATCTCTGACCTTGTGCTGCATGTGTAGAagttcatttctggacagtgtcTGCAGATCATAGGAAAAAAATAGCTGAGAAGAGGATGGTAGTAATTCAACACACACGTATGCACCGTGCCACCAGTGACCAGCGAGAGACCagtatcgttttttttttctctccaacaGCTTCAGTTCTGTATGAGAACTTCTACACTGGTCAGAAGTCTGCCAATGGAGCTCCACCCTCTCGACTTCCTCCACCAATCACCAGGTAAACAAGATAAGGCTCCTTATTCCTCTAACTGCAACTGTGTGCTCTCATTGTGTTCCTTGTTCTGTGAATTTGCAGGAGGGGGCCGTTACCTGATCCAACACACAGCAGGGCGGGtatgtttcctgtttatttttaatattgtgtGTTGCTTGCTATGATAATGTGGCTGATGAGGCTTAGTTGCAAAAAGGGTGTGATCGTGAAACTGCACGTCTCCAAACCACAGgcagtggagggaggggggtgggggcgtGCGGGTCACCAGATGTGACATGCACCACTTTCTTCTCTATAGACGCAAATAGAGAATAGAGAATCATCCAGGACAGGTTAACACCCTTTCAGTGCATATAGCACTGGTTTCATCAAAGGTATATCCTAAGCCAAAGGAATCCACCACATTTTGtgcaaaaaaatatgtaaacttTCCTCTCAGTTACTCTTTACGATTGAATGTGATGTGAAAATAAGCTTGAATGAAGGATTGATTTGCGAGCGCGGACTAAACCACAGCTCCCATGAAAAAAGtgtcagatccaggattttattaTCACAACTGAGAGATAGAATTTTACAATTTCACCGATCTCGGAAAAAAATGGgaacatttagggaactgatatgtTGTGTGTCAAATTTGGTGTGTGCCCACTCCTGAGTGACATTTTACTTATTTACATGGTCTTTTCAGTTTACAGATACAGTTTTTGTATATTTGGAGTTAATGGTTAGAGAAGGCTGTCAGTAGCAAAGACATGCACACTGTAATTTAACATGAATACTGGGCATTTATGGGAATTTAGTTGAAACATTTAGTTAATTTTACTATGAGAGCCTAAGTGACACATTTTTACTGCAGTCCCCGTGTCAGTGTGTATAAAAAGAAAGGTAATTTTCGTGGGGAGATAGAAGCGTGAGGCTTTATCACGAACTGAAGCGTGGCTGCACGATTGTGCTTATCATAATGAACAATGGTGTGTCTGATGTGTGCTTTGATTCCAGATGATACGATCTACTCGACAGTGCAGGACGCAGGCTACAGTGTCGTCCAGTTCTGAGACACAGATGCAGTTACTGTGTGTCCCGTGCAGAGCTGGAGCTTTGTCACAGGCACGAAGTTTATCTATGATCAGTTACTTCCTCTTTCTTGCTTCCTTGTGAAGATAATCTTTTACCAGGTGGAAAATTAGTAACTGTGTACATATACATGGTTCATTTGAGATCCTTTCACTGTGTTATAAACAGTACAGTTAACATAATTATTCTATTTGAGGgatttttggtgtttttttaaaatcagaACTGGCTAAAATGTTTTGTGCAATAGAACAGACGCTTATAAGagtataaaaaacataaaacagtgaCGTTTAACACATTTCTGTATCAACTTCCTACTCAGATATCTATACCGGGATGTAGAGCTCTATCCTCCGTGAAGATGCATCTAATCTATGTTCCATTTGGAATTTTACATAGAGATTCACATAATGAGAAACTGTGTCAGCTGAGTTGAGCCTGAATACTCTTATCTCCTGTACCTGCGCTGTGCAGGATATAAAATACCAGACCGTGTTCCAGTTCCAATCTGTCCCACAGACTCATTTCCATTCTAAGAAAGGTCTATGGTCTACACTGACATTGTAGACATTGACAGTGTACAATTGTGAGAAGTTTTGCACTTTGATTTAATGACTTAATGGTTGTGTG
Proteins encoded in this window:
- the pstpip2 gene encoding proline-serine-threonine phosphatase-interacting protein 2, producing the protein MKNLRFKDFFWNSDLTCTGGYDVIIQYLNDGKRTCKEVEDFLKARASIEEKYAKDLLGLSKKVCGHNEMNTLKRSLDVFKLQTEHVSLSHLQLAQSMREEAKKLEEFREKQKDLRKKIEQQIDALHKQKSSQYKKTMDSKKTYEQKCRDKEEADQNVNRNTNTNNTKHMEKLNSKSQQAKQNSEEADRLYQQNVTTLGKITDEWMKEHVKACEMFEKQSVERINFLRNAVWTHLNQLSQQCVTGDELYEEVRKSLEQCDVQEDIEHFVNLRRTGDRPPASVLYENFYTGQKSANGAPPSRLPPPITRRGPLPDPTHSRADDTIYSTVQDAGYSVVQF